A genomic stretch from Eretmochelys imbricata isolate rEreImb1 chromosome 24, rEreImb1.hap1, whole genome shotgun sequence includes:
- the RIT1 gene encoding GTP-binding protein Rit1 translates to MAAKLLPQPFWFALRRGRNGGAPVLGRGGPALLVRAAGCNAEKPGVPDAAAALSLAPGEMDSGARQGGGALGQSREYKLVMLGAGGVGKSAMTMQFISHRFPEDHDPTIEDAYKIRIRIDDEPANLDILDTAGQAEFTAMRDQYMRAGEGFIICYSITDRRSFHEVREFKQLIYRVRRTDDTPVVLVGNKSDLTLLRQVSKEEGSALAREFSCPFFETSAAFRYYIDDVFHALVREIRRKEKEAVMALEKKSKPKSSVWKRLKSPFRKKKDSVT, encoded by the exons ATGGCAGCAAAGTTGCTGCCGCAGCCATTTTGGTTTGCTCTGAGAAGGGGCCGAAACGGTGGTGCGCCGGTCCTGGGCCGGGGGGGTCCTGCCCTGTTAGTGAGGGCTGCAGGATGCAACGCGGAAAAGCCCGGCGTCCCTGACGCG GCGGCGGCGCTTTCCCTGGCGCCGGGGGAGATGGACTCTGGAGCCCGCCAGGGCGGTGGCGCCTTAGGACAATCCCGCGAGTATAAATTAGTGATGCTGGGAGCTGGAGGCGTGGGCAAGAGCG CTATGACCATGCAGTTCATCAGCCACCGGTTCCCAGAGGACCATGATCCTACCATTG AAGATGCTTATAAAATACGAATACGGATTGATGATGAACCTGCAAATTTGGACATTTTGGACACAGCAGGACAG GCAGAGTTTACAGCCATGCGGGACCAGTACATGAGGGCAGGTGAGGGATTTATCATCTGTTATTCAATCACGGACCGCCGCAGTTTTCATGAAGTGCGTGAGTTCAAACAGCTCATCTACCGTGTTCGGCGCACTGATGACACTCCTGTGGTTCTTGTGGGGAACAAATCTGATCTGACGCTGCTACGACAG GTCTCCAAAGAAGAAGGCTCAGCTTTAGCACGAGAATTCAGCTGCCCTTTTTTTGAAACTTCAGCCGCGTTCCGCTATTATATCGATGATGTATTTCATGCTCTCGTGCGAGAAATCCGTAGGAAAGAGAAGGAAGCAGTAATGgccctggaaaaaaaatccaaacccaaaAGCAGCGTGTGGAAAAGACTAAAGTCACCGTTCCGAAAGAAGAAAGATTCAGTGACCTGA